A genomic window from Streptomyces sp. 846.5 includes:
- a CDS encoding tetratricopeptide repeat protein, giving the protein MTPARRTRSGSTKITNILSNVTVHGNVTQVGQDFGDHYTYEGPRTPFRLVEAADPRLPHLAQARAQPSLLLDARLRVVDFAGRGLYLAWLSAWRDADAGPRPAVFLVHGEGGCGKTRLAGEFARDSAAAGWAVRQVVYEPYAPPPKPLPAGRRARCGTLLVVDYAERWPMAHLLALLNHQVLTEGGPVRVLILSRSAGTWWNALSVRLHRDGLPGEAHYLPPLSSSGRSAARLYEAARDRFAQVLQLDDRTFRAQDTPDLSGDGFDLVLAVHMAALVAVDTRLRHEAPVPADPARLSAYLIAREQVAWRTLPVEEDGRARSGEVPLGRAVHIAALTGPVAHSEGTALLGRLGVTESPAAAASLLVDHRLLYPPRQSADVLEPLYPDRLAEDFVALSTPGPGGPSGFADPWAIDVAAELLGVSAPDAAPRWFGRAVTVLIETARRWPSIATGQLFPLLADRPELAISGGGAALAALAELDGLDRGVLTAVEAALPDRSDFELDLGATALTQRLVDLDGSADPDHASADRAALLHRLARRYAFSGLYPQALGPAEAAVACCRALATSAGVGEQARTARDRLAKALQTLSRILSGVGRGADALAVAREAVALYRDGTAPGRQLDRATAQLVLGNRLFGQAPTAEAIAAYEESLELHRALAATDPSAAAPGLADTLWGLARLLSDLGQDDRALELTDEQIAELRALTAERRNEFLGQLAQAVADRAVMLSDLNRTDEQLAASEEAVQLFRVLAQANGRAFLPGLANALEWWGIGLADAGNHAEALLVTQESVALWEQLAESGPWTYPYLRGTALRSLSNRLSETGRNQAAARAATEAVALLRPLAADEPEGASSALAMALSAQGLRLLTLKRYQEALDSTQEAITLYRSFPGSDDRTTARLAAELGALAGELAGLGRRAEAVAAAQEQVALVRELVRKGYGGGSGRDPREALAYGLLTLAAQISACDPDRSAAAAVPEAEALSLMRDLYRAEPDRHRLGLARAAGELGQLLSDLPGRGAEAIALSDEGHALALEDLAAHPGHRQLVMVRSTAVFAVMARQLTELDLERALEILDSLEQLPAPGDPEALDARSGPAEPWPNSASLLRDRAVVLRLLGRDEESLKCLRSALELESAERRVDAAVDRTAHPLRRIGRLLDLDASEHAHSASALATRVIAAPPGSWERQLAQRLLRRQAKQERRAQSARLPVRTTEPQQLPHNPPTATELLADIQAAAAVDPRRSPYGRRSEASALAARGDRRGVDLLLAQVLDAGLSRSDRRSAAQALVKAGDPRGPHLLADLDSSASPAEGPERPLGWPTTGLVSLPLSAGPPSAARIATALPPDQDRAYGRRARVLAALLLPVPFALLLLTGAAVAAAPGSHPGPGNWLALVVSASLLLEITWELTAGIPAFAARAFAVSPARSTVALGYCMLSIPLLWVLGYTQAHSLLGFAHGAARGFWLLLLWRWP; this is encoded by the coding sequence ATGACGCCGGCACGACGGACACGGTCCGGCAGCACCAAGATCACCAACATACTCAGCAACGTCACCGTCCACGGCAATGTCACCCAGGTCGGCCAGGACTTCGGCGACCACTACACCTACGAGGGACCCCGCACACCCTTCCGCCTGGTCGAAGCCGCCGACCCTCGGCTCCCCCACCTCGCGCAGGCCCGGGCGCAGCCGAGTCTGCTGCTCGACGCGCGGCTCAGGGTGGTCGACTTCGCCGGCCGGGGCCTCTACCTGGCCTGGCTGTCCGCCTGGCGCGACGCGGACGCCGGTCCGCGACCGGCGGTGTTCCTGGTGCACGGCGAGGGCGGCTGCGGCAAGACCCGGCTCGCCGGGGAGTTCGCCCGGGACAGCGCGGCAGCCGGCTGGGCGGTGCGACAGGTGGTGTACGAGCCGTACGCACCGCCGCCGAAGCCCCTGCCTGCGGGCCGCCGGGCCCGGTGCGGCACGCTGCTGGTGGTCGACTACGCCGAGCGCTGGCCGATGGCGCACCTGCTGGCGCTGCTGAACCATCAGGTGCTCACCGAGGGCGGACCGGTCCGGGTCCTCATCCTCTCCCGCTCCGCCGGGACCTGGTGGAACGCGCTGTCCGTCCGGCTGCATCGCGACGGGCTCCCCGGGGAGGCGCACTACCTGCCACCGCTGTCCAGCAGCGGGCGCAGCGCGGCCCGGCTCTACGAGGCGGCCCGCGACCGCTTCGCACAGGTACTGCAGCTCGACGACCGCACGTTCCGCGCCCAGGACACCCCGGACCTGTCCGGCGACGGCTTCGACCTGGTGCTCGCGGTGCACATGGCCGCACTGGTCGCGGTGGACACCCGGCTGCGGCACGAGGCACCCGTGCCCGCCGACCCCGCCCGCCTGTCGGCCTATCTGATCGCCCGTGAGCAGGTCGCCTGGCGGACCCTGCCCGTCGAGGAGGACGGGCGGGCGCGCTCCGGCGAGGTCCCGCTGGGGCGCGCGGTCCACATCGCGGCACTGACCGGTCCGGTCGCCCACTCCGAGGGAACGGCGCTGCTGGGGCGGCTCGGGGTGACCGAATCGCCTGCTGCAGCGGCTTCGCTGCTGGTCGACCACAGGCTGCTGTATCCGCCGCGCCAGTCGGCCGACGTGCTCGAACCGCTCTATCCGGACCGGCTGGCCGAGGACTTCGTCGCGCTGTCCACCCCGGGTCCGGGGGGACCGAGCGGGTTCGCCGATCCCTGGGCCATCGACGTGGCCGCCGAACTGCTCGGCGTGTCCGCCCCCGATGCGGCACCCCGGTGGTTCGGCCGTGCCGTCACCGTCCTGATCGAGACGGCACGCCGCTGGCCGTCCATCGCCACCGGCCAGCTCTTCCCGCTGCTGGCCGACCGGCCCGAGCTCGCGATCTCCGGCGGCGGAGCCGCGCTCGCGGCGCTGGCCGAGCTGGACGGACTCGACCGCGGGGTGCTCACGGCCGTTGAGGCAGCCCTCCCCGACCGCTCGGACTTCGAACTCGACCTCGGGGCAACCGCACTGACGCAGCGTCTGGTGGATCTCGACGGATCCGCCGACCCGGACCACGCCTCGGCCGACCGGGCCGCACTGCTGCACCGCCTGGCGCGGCGCTATGCGTTCTCGGGCCTCTACCCGCAGGCGCTAGGCCCGGCGGAAGCGGCGGTCGCCTGCTGCCGCGCCCTCGCCACGTCCGCCGGGGTCGGCGAACAGGCCCGCACCGCAAGGGACCGGTTGGCGAAGGCCCTGCAAACCCTGAGCCGGATCCTGTCCGGGGTGGGACGCGGCGCGGATGCCCTGGCAGTGGCCAGGGAGGCCGTCGCCCTCTACCGCGACGGCACCGCACCGGGCCGGCAGCTGGACCGGGCCACCGCACAACTCGTCCTGGGAAACCGCCTGTTCGGACAGGCGCCGACCGCCGAGGCGATCGCCGCGTACGAGGAGTCGCTGGAACTGCACCGAGCCCTGGCCGCGACCGATCCCTCGGCGGCCGCCCCCGGACTCGCCGATACGCTCTGGGGTCTGGCCCGACTGCTGAGCGATCTGGGACAGGACGACAGGGCCCTGGAGCTGACGGACGAACAGATCGCCGAGCTGCGGGCCCTGACGGCGGAGCGGCGCAATGAGTTCCTCGGTCAGCTGGCGCAGGCAGTCGCCGATCGCGCCGTCATGCTGAGTGATCTCAACCGCACGGACGAGCAGTTGGCAGCCAGCGAGGAGGCCGTGCAACTGTTCCGGGTGCTGGCGCAGGCCAACGGCCGCGCATTCCTGCCCGGACTGGCCAACGCGCTGGAGTGGTGGGGCATCGGACTCGCGGATGCGGGCAACCACGCCGAGGCCCTGCTCGTCACCCAGGAGTCCGTGGCGCTGTGGGAGCAGCTGGCGGAGTCCGGTCCATGGACCTATCCCTATCTGCGGGGCACAGCGCTCCGCTCCCTGTCGAACCGCCTGTCGGAGACGGGCCGGAACCAGGCGGCAGCGCGCGCGGCAACCGAAGCGGTCGCCCTGCTGCGCCCGCTGGCGGCCGACGAACCGGAGGGAGCCTCGAGTGCCCTGGCCATGGCCCTGAGCGCGCAGGGGCTGCGCCTGCTCACCCTGAAGCGGTATCAGGAGGCGCTCGACAGTACCCAGGAGGCGATCACCCTCTATCGCTCCTTCCCCGGCTCCGACGACCGGACTACCGCCAGGTTGGCGGCCGAGCTGGGCGCCCTGGCCGGCGAGCTGGCCGGCCTCGGACGCCGCGCGGAGGCAGTGGCCGCGGCGCAGGAGCAGGTCGCCCTGGTGCGGGAGCTGGTGCGGAAGGGGTACGGGGGCGGCAGCGGGCGGGACCCACGCGAGGCGCTCGCCTACGGACTGCTCACCCTCGCCGCACAGATCAGTGCCTGCGATCCCGACAGATCCGCGGCGGCGGCGGTCCCCGAAGCGGAGGCGCTGTCCCTGATGCGGGACCTCTACCGGGCCGAACCGGACCGGCACCGGCTCGGCCTGGCCCGGGCGGCCGGTGAGCTGGGCCAGCTCCTCTCCGATCTGCCGGGGCGCGGCGCGGAGGCCATCGCCCTGTCCGACGAGGGTCACGCGCTCGCGCTCGAGGACCTCGCCGCACACCCGGGCCACCGACAGCTCGTCATGGTCCGGTCCACAGCGGTGTTCGCCGTCATGGCGCGGCAGCTGACCGAGCTGGACCTGGAGCGGGCGCTGGAGATCCTGGACAGCCTGGAACAACTTCCCGCGCCCGGGGACCCCGAGGCCCTTGACGCGCGGTCCGGGCCGGCCGAACCGTGGCCGAACAGCGCCTCGCTGCTGCGCGACCGGGCCGTGGTACTGCGCCTGCTCGGCCGGGACGAGGAAAGTCTGAAGTGCCTGCGCTCCGCATTGGAACTGGAGTCCGCGGAACGCAGGGTCGACGCCGCAGTGGACCGCACCGCGCACCCGCTGCGCCGCATCGGGCGCCTGCTGGATCTGGACGCGTCCGAGCACGCGCACAGCGCGTCGGCACTGGCCACCCGGGTGATCGCAGCCCCGCCCGGGTCCTGGGAACGTCAGCTGGCCCAGCGGCTGCTCCGGAGACAGGCCAAGCAGGAGCGCCGCGCGCAGTCCGCCCGGCTCCCGGTGCGGACGACAGAGCCGCAGCAGCTCCCCCACAACCCCCCGACCGCCACGGAGCTCCTCGCGGACATCCAGGCCGCGGCCGCCGTCGATCCCCGGAGAAGCCCCTATGGACGGCGCAGCGAAGCGAGCGCCCTCGCGGCCCGGGGCGACCGGCGCGGAGTGGATCTGCTGCTCGCCCAGGTACTGGACGCCGGTCTGAGCCGGTCCGACCGCAGGAGCGCGGCGCAGGCACTGGTGAAGGCCGGTGACCCGCGCGGCCCGCACCTGCTGGCGGACCTGGATTCCTCAGCCTCCCCTGCGGAAGGACCTGAGCGCCCACTCGGTTGGCCGACCACCGGACTCGTGTCGCTCCCGCTCTCGGCCGGCCCGCCGTCAGCGGCACGGATTGCCACCGCGCTGCCTCCGGACCAGGACCGGGCGTACGGCAGGCGGGCCCGTGTCCTGGCCGCCCTGCTGCTTCCAGTCCCTTTCGCGCTGCTCCTGCTCACCGGCGCCGCCGTTGCCGCCGCACCGGGAAGCCACCCCGGCCCGGGCAACTGGCTCGCCCTCGTGGTCAGCGCGTCCCTGCTGCTTGAGATCACCTGGGAACTGACCGCCGGGATCCCCGCGTTCGCGGCACGGGCCTTCGCTGTCTCGCCTGCCCGGAGCACGGTCGCCCTGGGGTACTGCATGCTGTCGATCCCCCTGCTGTGGGTGCTCGGCTACACGCAGGCGCACTCGCTGCTGGGCTTCGCCCACGGCGCGGCCAGGGGATTCTGGCTGCTGCTGCTCTGGCGGTGGCCCTGA
- a CDS encoding SigE family RNA polymerase sigma factor, with translation MAPTFEDYVAGRGQALVRLAFLLCADRHLAEDLTQDTLLRAHRRWKRLSALDHPDAYVRRILLNEYLSWRRRRSSTELPVGPGEQGPAAGSVVEDASDGFAARDVAWRLLATLPRRQRAVLVLRFYEDLSDQQIAEVMGCAAATVRSQAARALATLRAAPGLGALVHTRAFTTEEA, from the coding sequence ATGGCACCGACTTTTGAGGACTATGTGGCCGGTCGGGGCCAAGCGCTTGTGCGGCTCGCCTTCCTGCTGTGCGCGGACCGGCATCTCGCCGAGGATCTGACCCAGGACACCCTCCTCCGGGCCCACCGGCGCTGGAAACGGCTCTCCGCGCTCGACCATCCCGACGCCTATGTCCGACGGATACTCCTGAACGAGTACCTGAGCTGGCGAAGACGCCGCAGCAGCACGGAGTTGCCGGTCGGTCCCGGCGAGCAGGGTCCCGCCGCAGGATCGGTGGTGGAGGATGCGTCCGACGGCTTCGCCGCCCGTGACGTGGCCTGGCGGCTGCTGGCCACCCTGCCGCGGCGTCAGCGCGCGGTGCTGGTGCTGCGCTTCTACGAGGACCTGAGCGACCAGCAGATCGCCGAGGTCATGGGCTGTGCCGCCGCGACCGTCCGCAGCCAGGCCGCACGCGCCCTGGCCACCTTGCGCGCCGCCCCGGGCCTGGGCGCCCTGGTCCACACCCGTGCATTCACAACCGAGGAGGCCTGA